The Neovison vison isolate M4711 chromosome 5, ASM_NN_V1, whole genome shotgun sequence genome includes a region encoding these proteins:
- the GPR180 gene encoding integral membrane protein GPR180 isoform X3, producing MGALRLLAVSLACCWWPPGSQGKTLRGSFSSAAARDAQGQSIGHFEFHGDHALLCVRINNIAVAVGKEAKLYLFQAQEWLKLQESSHGYSCGEKLSKAQLTMTMNQTEHNLTVSQIPYPQTWHVFYADKYTCKDDNENSQAEDIPFEMMLLNPDAEGNPFDHFSAGESVFDIASQIQMLYLLLSLCMGWTIVRMKKSQSRPLQWDSTPASTGIAVFIVVTQSILLLWEQFEDTSPHSYHSHHSLAGVLLIVLRICLALSLGCGLYQIITVERSTLKREFYITFAKGCILWFLCHPGLACISVIFSDYQRDKVITIGVILCQSVSMVILYRLFLSHSLYWEVSSLSSVTLPLTISSGHKSRPHF from the exons ATGGGAGCCCTGCGGCTGCTGGCGGTGTCTCTCGCCTGCTGCTGGTGGCCGCCGGGCAGCCAGGGTAAGACCCTGCGGGGCAGCTTCAGCAGCGCCGCGGCCCGAGACGCTCAGGGCCAGAGCATCGGCCACTTCGAGTTCCATG GTGACCATGCTCTTCTGTGTGTCAGAATCAACAACATAGCAGTAGCTGTTGGAAAAGAAGCTAAACTCTACCTGTTCCAAGCCCAGGAGTGGCTAAAGCTACAGGAGAGCAGTCATGGTTATAGTTGTGGTGAAAAGTTATCCAAAGCTCAGTTGACAA tgaccATGAATCAGACTGAACATAATCTGACCGTGTCCCAGATTCCATATCCACAAACATGGCACGTGTTTTATGCAGACAAGTATACGTGCAAAGATGACAATGAGAATTCTCAGGCGGAAGATATCCCATTTGAAATGATGTTACTAAACCCGGATGCCGAAGGGAATCCATTTGATCATTTTAGTGCTGGAGAATCTG TTTTTGACATTGCGTCCCAAATTCAAATGTTATACCTGCTTCTGAGTCTGTGCATGGGTTGGACGATAGTCAGAATGAAGAAGTCTCAAAGCAGACCTCTCCAGTGGGATTCAACTCCCGCATCCACAGGCATTGCGGTGTTCATTGTCGTCACACAG AGTATTTTGCTGCTCTGGGAACAGTTCGAAGATACCAGTCCTCACAGCTACCATTCGCATCACAGCTTAGCAGGGGTCTTGCTAATCGTTTTAAGGATTTGCCTAGCCTTGTCATTAGGCTGTGGACTCTACCAGATCATCACAGTGGAGAGAAGCACGCTGAAAAGGGAGTTTTACATCACGTTTGCCAAA GGCTGTATCTTGTGGTTTTTATGCCATCCAGGTCTGGCAtgtatttctgtcatttttagtGACTACCAAAGAGATAAG gttATTACAATAGGTGTTATCCTTTGCCAGTCTGTTTCCATGGTTATTCTCTACAGACTCTTTCTGTCCCACAGTCTATACTGGGAAGTTTCTTCACTTTCTTCAGTAACACTACCACTGACCATATCATCTGGACACAAAAGTCGGCCTCACTTCTGA
- the GPR180 gene encoding integral membrane protein GPR180 isoform X2: MGALRLLAVSLACCWWPPGSQGKTLRGSFSSAAARDAQGQSIGHFEFHGDHALLCVRINNIAVAVGKEAKLYLFQAQEWLKLQESSHGYSCGEKLSKAQLTMTMNQTEHNLTVSQIPYPQTWHVFYADKYTCKDDNENSQAEDIPFEMMLLNPDAEGNPFDHFSAGESGLHEFFFLLVLVYFVLACIYAQSLWQAIKKGGPMHVILKVLTTALLLQAASALANYIHFSSYSKDGIGIPFMGTLAEFFDIASQIQMLYLLLSLCMGWTIVRMKKSQSRPLQWDSTPASTGIAVFIVVTQGCILWFLCHPGLACISVIFSDYQRDKVITIGVILCQSVSMVILYRLFLSHSLYWEVSSLSSVTLPLTISSGHKSRPHF, encoded by the exons ATGGGAGCCCTGCGGCTGCTGGCGGTGTCTCTCGCCTGCTGCTGGTGGCCGCCGGGCAGCCAGGGTAAGACCCTGCGGGGCAGCTTCAGCAGCGCCGCGGCCCGAGACGCTCAGGGCCAGAGCATCGGCCACTTCGAGTTCCATG GTGACCATGCTCTTCTGTGTGTCAGAATCAACAACATAGCAGTAGCTGTTGGAAAAGAAGCTAAACTCTACCTGTTCCAAGCCCAGGAGTGGCTAAAGCTACAGGAGAGCAGTCATGGTTATAGTTGTGGTGAAAAGTTATCCAAAGCTCAGTTGACAA tgaccATGAATCAGACTGAACATAATCTGACCGTGTCCCAGATTCCATATCCACAAACATGGCACGTGTTTTATGCAGACAAGTATACGTGCAAAGATGACAATGAGAATTCTCAGGCGGAAGATATCCCATTTGAAATGATGTTACTAAACCCGGATGCCGAAGGGAATCCATTTGATCATTTTAGTGCTGGAGAATCTG GGTTACATGAGTTCTTTTTCCTCCTAGTCCTGGTGTACTTTGTGCTTGCTTGCATTTACGCTCAGTCATTGTGGCAGGCTATCAAGAAAGGAGGGCCCATGCACGTGATCCTCAAGGTTCTGACAACCGCGCTGCTGCTGCAAGCCGCCTCGGCTTTAGCTAATTATATTCATTTCTCCAG TTACTCCAAAGATGGAATAGGGATACCTTTTATGGGAACTTTGGCAGAAT TTTTTGACATTGCGTCCCAAATTCAAATGTTATACCTGCTTCTGAGTCTGTGCATGGGTTGGACGATAGTCAGAATGAAGAAGTCTCAAAGCAGACCTCTCCAGTGGGATTCAACTCCCGCATCCACAGGCATTGCGGTGTTCATTGTCGTCACACAG GGCTGTATCTTGTGGTTTTTATGCCATCCAGGTCTGGCAtgtatttctgtcatttttagtGACTACCAAAGAGATAAG gttATTACAATAGGTGTTATCCTTTGCCAGTCTGTTTCCATGGTTATTCTCTACAGACTCTTTCTGTCCCACAGTCTATACTGGGAAGTTTCTTCACTTTCTTCAGTAACACTACCACTGACCATATCATCTGGACACAAAAGTCGGCCTCACTTCTGA
- the GPR180 gene encoding integral membrane protein GPR180 isoform X1, translated as MGALRLLAVSLACCWWPPGSQGKTLRGSFSSAAARDAQGQSIGHFEFHGDHALLCVRINNIAVAVGKEAKLYLFQAQEWLKLQESSHGYSCGEKLSKAQLTMTMNQTEHNLTVSQIPYPQTWHVFYADKYTCKDDNENSQAEDIPFEMMLLNPDAEGNPFDHFSAGESGLHEFFFLLVLVYFVLACIYAQSLWQAIKKGGPMHVILKVLTTALLLQAASALANYIHFSSYSKDGIGIPFMGTLAEFFDIASQIQMLYLLLSLCMGWTIVRMKKSQSRPLQWDSTPASTGIAVFIVVTQSILLLWEQFEDTSPHSYHSHHSLAGVLLIVLRICLALSLGCGLYQIITVERSTLKREFYITFAKGCILWFLCHPGLACISVIFSDYQRDKVITIGVILCQSVSMVILYRLFLSHSLYWEVSSLSSVTLPLTISSGHKSRPHF; from the exons ATGGGAGCCCTGCGGCTGCTGGCGGTGTCTCTCGCCTGCTGCTGGTGGCCGCCGGGCAGCCAGGGTAAGACCCTGCGGGGCAGCTTCAGCAGCGCCGCGGCCCGAGACGCTCAGGGCCAGAGCATCGGCCACTTCGAGTTCCATG GTGACCATGCTCTTCTGTGTGTCAGAATCAACAACATAGCAGTAGCTGTTGGAAAAGAAGCTAAACTCTACCTGTTCCAAGCCCAGGAGTGGCTAAAGCTACAGGAGAGCAGTCATGGTTATAGTTGTGGTGAAAAGTTATCCAAAGCTCAGTTGACAA tgaccATGAATCAGACTGAACATAATCTGACCGTGTCCCAGATTCCATATCCACAAACATGGCACGTGTTTTATGCAGACAAGTATACGTGCAAAGATGACAATGAGAATTCTCAGGCGGAAGATATCCCATTTGAAATGATGTTACTAAACCCGGATGCCGAAGGGAATCCATTTGATCATTTTAGTGCTGGAGAATCTG GGTTACATGAGTTCTTTTTCCTCCTAGTCCTGGTGTACTTTGTGCTTGCTTGCATTTACGCTCAGTCATTGTGGCAGGCTATCAAGAAAGGAGGGCCCATGCACGTGATCCTCAAGGTTCTGACAACCGCGCTGCTGCTGCAAGCCGCCTCGGCTTTAGCTAATTATATTCATTTCTCCAG TTACTCCAAAGATGGAATAGGGATACCTTTTATGGGAACTTTGGCAGAAT TTTTTGACATTGCGTCCCAAATTCAAATGTTATACCTGCTTCTGAGTCTGTGCATGGGTTGGACGATAGTCAGAATGAAGAAGTCTCAAAGCAGACCTCTCCAGTGGGATTCAACTCCCGCATCCACAGGCATTGCGGTGTTCATTGTCGTCACACAG AGTATTTTGCTGCTCTGGGAACAGTTCGAAGATACCAGTCCTCACAGCTACCATTCGCATCACAGCTTAGCAGGGGTCTTGCTAATCGTTTTAAGGATTTGCCTAGCCTTGTCATTAGGCTGTGGACTCTACCAGATCATCACAGTGGAGAGAAGCACGCTGAAAAGGGAGTTTTACATCACGTTTGCCAAA GGCTGTATCTTGTGGTTTTTATGCCATCCAGGTCTGGCAtgtatttctgtcatttttagtGACTACCAAAGAGATAAG gttATTACAATAGGTGTTATCCTTTGCCAGTCTGTTTCCATGGTTATTCTCTACAGACTCTTTCTGTCCCACAGTCTATACTGGGAAGTTTCTTCACTTTCTTCAGTAACACTACCACTGACCATATCATCTGGACACAAAAGTCGGCCTCACTTCTGA